In a genomic window of Pelotomaculum thermopropionicum SI:
- a CDS encoding transcriptional regulator (a riboflavin/FAD biosynthetic operon), whose product MTLTRRRKEFLQKIKKIYESTGIPVHYIDVAKALGVSKWTAYDILKKLENEGYLHSQYSVSREERTSGRSVLLFLPTPKTGELFPKEKEEIDYMEEWHAARKKLLEIFEKAKMHGSKKTIEDILTDMPAAGAPLVICAHIIAILIVCLQNLGVKAINTMKNLLHPAHRPELNLSLFAGTALGAAVKNMHDVINGRLADEVGRLHKYISEFSLNENRLLVKFLDEALEKAI is encoded by the coding sequence ATGACTTTAACCCGGCGGAGAAAAGAGTTCCTGCAAAAGATTAAAAAGATATACGAAAGCACCGGCATACCCGTCCACTATATAGACGTGGCCAAAGCGCTGGGGGTCAGCAAGTGGACGGCCTATGACATTTTAAAGAAACTGGAGAACGAAGGCTATTTGCACAGCCAGTACTCTGTCAGCCGTGAGGAAAGAACTTCGGGGCGGTCGGTGCTCCTGTTCCTGCCCACCCCCAAAACGGGAGAGCTGTTCCCGAAGGAAAAAGAGGAAATCGATTATATGGAAGAATGGCACGCGGCCCGGAAAAAGCTTCTCGAAATATTTGAAAAGGCCAAAATGCATGGCTCGAAAAAAACTATCGAGGACATTTTAACAGACATGCCTGCCGCCGGGGCGCCGCTGGTAATATGCGCCCATATAATAGCGATTTTAATCGTCTGCCTTCAAAATTTAGGCGTAAAGGCAATTAATACGATGAAAAACCTGCTGCACCCGGCCCACAGGCCCGAACTGAACCTCAGCCTGTTTGCTGGCACAGCATTAGGGGCAGCGGTCAAAAACATGCATGACGTTATCAACGGCCGTCTGGCCGACGAAGTGGGCCGGCTTCATAAATACATCTCCGAATTCAGCCTTAATGAGAACAGGCTGCTGGTTAAGTTCCTGGACGAAGCCCTGGAAAAGGCCATATAA
- the CysI gene encoding sulfite reductase, beta subunit (hemoprotein) yields MGEALFRQKNGLVAVNIAAACGVFTPGQFQGLAEAVREAGAGALKLTSRQTVVLILEEDKIAGLAEKISGLGLRIAPYGNAIRSVKACSGGPGLCPRALADALGLGIELQNRYMGQDVPKDFKIAVAGCIRGCTDPHCADFGLIACGKDAYRVLIGGRGGSPSPERGKVILEQVRSSRVPEVLDFVLARYRELAEPGERLCKTVGRVGLKEFIPPFIAEEPAGSLQDDEFGEFLRSGE; encoded by the coding sequence TTGGGAGAGGCATTGTTCAGGCAGAAAAACGGGCTGGTCGCGGTTAATATTGCTGCGGCCTGCGGTGTTTTTACGCCCGGCCAGTTTCAAGGGCTGGCTGAAGCTGTCCGGGAGGCGGGAGCCGGCGCTTTAAAATTGACTTCGCGCCAGACCGTTGTATTAATACTCGAGGAGGATAAAATAGCCGGCCTGGCCGAAAAAATTTCAGGTCTGGGCTTGCGGATTGCTCCGTACGGAAATGCGATCCGGAGCGTTAAGGCCTGTTCGGGCGGTCCCGGGCTTTGTCCCAGGGCCCTTGCCGATGCCCTTGGTTTGGGCATTGAGCTGCAGAACAGGTATATGGGCCAGGATGTTCCAAAGGACTTTAAAATAGCTGTTGCCGGCTGTATAAGGGGATGCACCGATCCTCACTGTGCTGACTTCGGCCTGATTGCCTGCGGAAAAGATGCCTACCGGGTTTTAATCGGCGGCAGGGGCGGCAGTCCCAGCCCGGAACGGGGGAAGGTAATTTTAGAGCAGGTTCGTTCTTCCAGGGTGCCGGAGGTACTGGATTTCGTTCTGGCAAGATACAGGGAGCTTGCCGAACCAGGGGAACGGCTGTGTAAGACCGTTGGCCGGGTAGGGCTAAAGGAGTTTATTCCGCCTTTTATTGCTGAAGAGCCGGCCGGCAGCCTGCAAGATGATGAATTCGGCGAATTTTTAAGGTCCGGAGAGTAG